The genomic stretch AGGATGGTCAGTTTGGTTGCTTTTCCTTGTGAAGTGTGGaggataaatgaataataacTTGTATATTTAGTCTAGCAGTGATTAATTGAGTGGGGCAAGATTGAAAACCTACCcctccttaacctaacctagggagtTGGGTCTTACCTCAACAAGGCAGTGAGAGTGATACTGAGACAgattcctaacctaacttaaagTAGGCCATAAACATTTTAGGTGTAACCTAAAGCATTGTTTTGATGACAGTGTGTATTTTCCAGTCTCACACAGGTGTGTTCAAGCTGACTGACTGACAATCTCTTGACAGCACATGAGAGGCCAAATTGAAATTTGGATTGACAAATGAATCTTGTTCTATTCTCTTGGtaaaataaatcagttgtaaaaaaaatattttctgtaattagcCTAACATATTTAAAAAGTTCAGTTGCAATGTAAAGAAAGTCTTTTTGAACcttctgattttcttttaagTGCTAGCATTTCTTCTGTCCAGGTGTTTTACCCCATCATGCTTCCAGAAAATTGCCTTTACCCTCTTCATAGTATCAGAAATGTCCATCTCTCTTCTGTTTTCACATTGCACATCATTTGCCTTTGGCCACAAGAAACAGTCTGTAGTTGGCGATCAGCACTCCCTTTCATCCCTAGCAGGCTTTTGGTCACTTTCCTCAGTTATTCTTCTACGGCATTTTTGATTCTTTGTAATTGTTCAGTTATGTTAACTTTGGTACTTTCACTCGGTAGCTTGTTTTAGCATTTGATAATTGTTTTCACTTATTATTGGTCCATGCCCTTAATATGGCAACCAGCTGTTTCTTTTGTGATCTCTTGAAGTTTTTATCAGTAAAGGCTCTACATCACTTATGCACAGTttactctcttcttcttttctgatgATAGGATGTGCATGACTGCTACAATCCCAGAACTCAAACAGAGTTTATGTGTGCCCCAGGGCAAGCCTTCTAGAAAGCCAGTCTGACTGCCATTTCCATATACAATTGCTGCCTAGCTCAAGAATATCTGGTGCCTCTGACAGTATGCAAGCAAAATGCTGGAAAATGTGTGGGCCAGTGTCTTGATTTTCCTTCAAGAATAGgcctgtaggtcctgctgctatcAGATGCATGTTTAGTATTACCATTCTCAAAGCCAAGTCTTAAAATACAGTAACACTGACATGCACACCACCCAAGTTAATTGTTTTGTCCAAGACTGTACAGTGTGCTGAATGTGATTACTGTAATATCTTTTCATCTTAATCCCTATTTGtggttgctgtttttaatgagcattTTGTAGGTGTCTTAAATTTAGTAGGTTGTCTCCCCACAGACAAGGTCCTTGCTTCCTCAAAACTCTACCTCTTATAACACTTGACATTTTACAAGGCAGCTTACTGTATGGCGCGTTGGGCCTTTTCATGATCTACATTCAACAGTAGGGTAGGGTTGTTGTTGCCATGCTGCTGTGCCCAGCATGACAGCCTTCCAAGTCACTTCCTTTCTTTATGTGGGCACTCTCCAGCAGACTGGCATAAAGTCTTTTAATAtctttcattaacttttcaaatatttaaaaataacaaagtaccTTCCTTGGTTATTGTACCAGTAGCAGTGCAAACGGCATAGTTATCTGCAATTCCTCAAAGCATGCAGACTGATCTGCAAAAGTAGATTGCTTGTTTCCTTGATGTAAGTGATTGGTTTAATATGTTGTTAGTATTCCTTAATTTCGTAACCTGTATAgcataaatttgtatttatttaaatttctgttattttaatttcattgcaGACCACAATGCTGCCGAAGTCAAAGTCAAAATTTCGAAAAGGGCCAGATCAGGGTGCAAAGGCCAAGAAGCCTAAGAATCGAAAGAGTAAACTTGTTATCAAATTTGATGCAACAGACCGCAAGTAAGTGTCCTCGTGTGTAAATACTGTACTAATTCCATACAACTTTTCTTGTTGATAAGTAGTTTTGAGGCTGTTGCCCTTTGTTGGAACAAGTTTGAGTGTTAGTATTATACTCAATCAGCATGTCATTGCTAGAAATGCAGCATTTGCTCTGCTTGTTTCTCTGTTTCTgcaagtttgttttttatattatatcctTCTCGCTGGTAATTATGTTTGTATATTCAGAAGGATAGATGTGAGTACATATAATGTTTTTCAGCAGTGAAAAAGCAACATTTAAAAATGCATGGTTTTATACGTAGTAATACTATAAACAAAGGTTGTCTTGTTCAGTCCATGATTACATGTGAAACAGtgtaacatttttcattctttctgcaaAGTTATCACATTATGGTGGTCTGGTTTTTCATATCAAGTTTTTGTCATGTGGTGAGAAGTTgtaaaatgtgtgaaaatataaGTAGATAAGTGTTTCATCACCAttagttttttaaacatttctttttaagtGTTATTTAAAATGTTGAAGTGAAATGTGCTCTTCTTTATAACattaacatgaaatatattttgagtgCTTGAAAATCATCACTAATCAGTATGCtagaaaatttttacaatatcTGTAATGATAACAAAAAGAGCAACTACCGTAATATTTAGTGGAAGTTTTGTACccttgttttatgcttttttttttttaatttagcctGTCAGAATTTCTGGGGTATCCTCAGTATCGTAAATCATGGTACTTCTATAGCAAGCTAATCTACTTTTTCCTGCTGCTGTCCCAAGAAAGTAGCATAGTAGTTTGGTCTTATACTCTGAACTTTCTGTGAATGGGTGGATGTAGTACACAACATATACATTTGCATGCCACAGAATGGAAGTGCTgtacacaaataataaatgaactatCCAATTTGGATCATGTGTGAAATAAGCATAATGGGGAGAAATCAGTTAACTCATTTTCTGATACTTATACCCACATAATGAAACTAGACAAACAGTAGGGGTATAAGCACCAGAAGTTTGGAAGTCTGTGGTATGAACACCaaaatccttcatttttatttcaagaacaaATTATCATTTTACCATCAGTGAAAGACTGTAAACTCCAAAAGAAGTTCTGACCTTGCTAATTAATTACCTCTAGTAGAACTGTCCCAGTTTGACAGACCAATAATGAAAGACTTTAATATCAGGGTTGTACGTATGAAACAAAACAGTTGCATTAAGAACGTATAGTTAATAGTTCTATTGGCCAAACCATGACACAACCAACCACTATTCCTGTTCTTCATTTCCCTAtagattattgttttttgttatctCAAGTGAGCCTATTGCATAAACTGCACTGTGCAGATATACCAAGATCCCACctgagtactgtactgtactatcaTTTTCTACTTAATCTGCTACTCTGAAGAGTAGCAGATCCTCACAGTATAAAGTGTGTAAAGTTTGATATTGttaggaattctgaaattatttaaaaactttagTTATTTCCCCTCATTAAGCACATTGACATTGATCTTTAAACTATTTGTGGCTTGTGgcatttgaaattttgttttattttcgattatttttgaAATCACTTTCCATTTCTTAAGACCCTTGAAACAACTCTGACTTGAGATTTTTTTGTAACTCAAGTGATTCACtttgcagtacagtatatactacatTATACTACATAAATTGCAATTCTTACAATTGTCTAAAAAGTggtattggtttatttttatttcagaaattaccTGAAAGGatttcaaaaaaggaaagaagaacgAAGAAAAAAAGCCTTTGAGCAGATGCAGTTAGATCTGAAACATGAACTGCAACAAATGAGAAAAGATGTAAGTGATTCAGTCCTTCAGTACATGCACTGTTTTTATCCTAGATCTTTTTTTAACCCATTTCCATTTTAGTATATTGATGTTTGtaaacatacagtatgtgtacaaTATTTGCTTATTAGCCAGCTTACCACTTATCAGGAAATATTTACTGTTTAAAGATGTAGTTGTTAAGTATATTCTGTaaagctttcattatttttgcttgaaATGTAAATATCAATAACTGTTGTCACTGAAACACTCCAAATCCGTATGCAGGAAGATCTTACTTAGTCTATTGGCTCTAGGGCCTTTTTGTGACACTTAGCCACTTTCACCAGTCCCCATCATGTTGCTGTTAACATGTTACTTAAACTAGTTGTCATATGGATCTTCAGTATGCATTGTGTGTAAGCTTATCAGGTTCTTTCCATCGGCTTCTGGATCTACCCACTTTCAATCTTCGCTCCATTCGTACCTCATTACTATGCAGCCTACATATCATAGGCCCTAGGATTTCATTAGGTTTAAGATCAAATGTTTATATCCGTAAGCATGTTTTACATCCATTTAGTATTACATTGTTGGTCTTATAGCACTGTTATAGTCATATTTTGGTAGCTCATGGTGTTATCTGTTTCTGCTTGACTGGAAGCAAACCAACTTGAAACCTCCTCCCTCCCATTTGTAGTCATTAAGAGCCAGTCTCCCAAAAATCACTGAAGGTAATTTCACTGGCCTGAAGGAAGTTATTTTAGTAGGTAAGTACAGTACAATGTGCATTGCAAGGCATATTGCAGATGGTATTAAATGTTCTTTGTAACATCCCTTCAgtcccagctgcattgctttctgccttgtACCTATCATCTGTTCCCTTTGGTGTCTTCTCAGTTGTCTAACTTCTTTAACCTTCCCATACGGTGAAGAGCAGCCCTTTAAggatttaatacatttttacaacTACATTCTGGATTGTGTCAgttgtattttgaatttgaaaggGATTGTGATGAGGTATGATTATAAAATGCAGTACTGAAAGGGATTGTGATGAGGTATGATTATAAAATGCAGTACCTAGAGTCATAGCTTAGGTGCATTATTAAGTTGGTTAGAAATAGACTTAAATCTCATAGATTGAGGTGGTTTTGGCATGTGAGAAAGGGTGAGGACCAGTTAGTCAGGAACATTACTGTATAAAAGTGGTATGGTGAAGGCCAGTAGGAAGTTCAGAGCATCACTAAGATGAAGTCTTGGACAAGCTGGTATTGAGGCAGGACATGTGCAAGAAGATAGTGAAGATAgtggaaagaaattatttcacatACTGAAATCCAGTACTGTATTAACATACCATAACTGTATTTGTAGACTCTTTTGCTAAAGTCAgcacaaatattttgttataatgttcagaatattattgtatttggtttttctttcataACATTTTACTAATGTACTAAGCACAGTTGGTTATGGaaatacttttgagagagagagatattagagatTAGAGGCatagtatgttatcatgactacAGGCTTAGAGTAGATTAGTAGACATGTACACAAAcatttgtagtttttgttttccCTGTACGCATTTACTTATTACTGTTTGATGCTATGAACAGTACTATGTGGTGCACGTTTCAAGTTTTTGCTTCACTTTCAGACAGGTTTCTATTGTTTAAACTCGCTTTGCATGGACTATTTCATAACTTGGAGTACAATATATCATGTGCTTAAGGCAATTCACATTATGAACTTGCACACTACACAAGTAGAGTGCACTTCaagttgttttaattttacattaacataattagagtatatttttacattttagtacTTTGCTAAAGTAGTACTTTTCAGTTGAATgcacaacatatgttgtttctctaatgtattatattttcagaGGAGAAAGATGATGAAAAAGATGGTTCATCAAGGTGCTCCTGATGATATGATGATTGGACTTACAAAAAAAGTAGTCACTTCATGTGGCTCTGCAACAGTAGAATTTACAGAGATAGATTTTACGTCTAAAAATCAATCTTTATTAGGTGAAGTAAGTACAGCATTTTTATACTGTATGcaatttttcttcatgttttggtATGGTGTCAGCATTTATAAGGAAGTTCATTCATATGATCAGTGGGAGAGGTATAGATTGAATGGCAAGTACAGTAGTGTGgtctaattattcatttaaacttttttttttttcgtatgtttCTATTTGCagaatctgaaaataaagtcAGGGTGTACTGTTCaatagatattttgatatattttttgacttgcaagtattttatttttacaaaaaaacctTGAGTGctgatatatttgtatgtatgttcttGCAAGCTGCAAACATCTTACCTTTGCTAATGATAATGTTTGGCTGAAAAAACAAACCTTTGCATATGACATAATGTctggctgaaaaaaaaacaaatctggtgctgaaataatgttaaaacaataaAGTTGTTTTGAGATAGGTAATACCTCCCATGGCATGATGGAGCTTCTTGTCTCACTTGCAAAATTATCACTTCTTATTCCCCCTTTGGTCGTTGGGTGGGAGGCATTATAGAGCAGCTACAGTATCTAGATTTGCCCCTTATTACTCCTCCCTAAATAGTTGCTCAAAACTAAATTAGAaagaacttttttatatttttctcactcCTTTCTGTCTTCTCTGACTATCAGACCTTGAATATGTGTTTGCAAGCTTACCTTAGACTCTGCTCCTAGAGCTTGGGCTGATTTCGAATGACTGACAACCTTAAAGGCACTTGGAGCATTAAACATAAGGTGGCTACTAAGGGGGTTTGAGTTGCCCTTTAAAAATACCCTTGTGGTAAGCACATGCCAACATCTAGATGGCTGTGGAGGGTCTGTGCAGGTCATGGTTGTTATTTTAGCCCTTaccaaagaaataaatggtgACAACGTCTAGATGGCTGTGGAGGATATGTGCAGGTCATGGTTGCTATTTGAGCCCTTCCCAAAGAAATAAATGGCAACAAAGGCAATTCATATggctttttatataagtaacttaccaagtaattacatagctaacagtttctattaaccggcagctaaaatttgaaatccGTGGTAGTGATTCTTTTGCTTACGTTACGGGGTAAATAACctaccccacccacttttgggaaaAGAAGGAACAACTGAGCAGAGGGCTTCGATATGTTTCTGCTGGCTTACAACGATGGTTGTGAGCAGCAGCTGGTTTTGAAATCCTCGGACTTTACTATATATGGTTTTTGACTGTTTAGTGAAGTATTTTGCTTTTGGTAGCCTCTCAGCAATTTAGACATTTGGGTTTTCTTGTAATAGCCTGATTGTGACTATTTAATTGGCCTTTTTTGACTGTTGGACTTGTATCTGATGTCTGACACAAGTTCGAGTAGTATTCGTTATTGCAGTGAAGGCTGCAATACGAGAATTACATCAGCGAAGTATGATTCCCATAATAagtgtacatcttgcaggggtctAGGTTGTTTAGTTGATTTGTCTTGTGTTGAATATAGTGACTGGGacagtaaaaaatgaaagacGTTGAATTCTCACTTGACTGAGTTGGTGAAAGGTAGAAAGAGACAAGCGACAGCTTGGAATGACAAAAGTTTAGCTAGTCAGAATTCAGCTAAATCTTCTGTTGATTTACCAGTTCTACCTCTTCCGGCTTTGTCTCCTGTTACTAGTCCTGTCTCTATTCCACCTGTTCCTTTACCCATCTCCCCTGCTcccgaacccaatgccattgctgTCCTTGAAATAAATTTGATATGTTGGTGAATACTGTGGCCCAGATTAGTGCATCTGTCCATTTCtttattgaaaataagaaaggaacaaGTGAAAGTGCAGAGTTGGTGGAGGATCTGACTACTCGGCCCACCGATTCTTCTAGGCAAAGATCACTAGCATACTCCCCCCCCACCAGGGAAAAGCTATACCGGAAGCCCAAGGAAGGTCGTGGGGTTTGGCCCCGGGTAGTTGGCCCCTCAGTCGCGCCTGGCGCCAGTTCCCAGATTGCGTCCAATAGTCAGTGGGAAGGTGTCTTCTATGGTGAACACAACCTTTCCTCTAGTTCAGATGCTTCCAGCACTGAACAGAGGTGCAAGTAACATAGCAATGATAAATTGAGACCGTTGAAAAGGCTTGCAGTTGATGAGTTTTGCACCCCTCAGGTGCCTTCCTGTAGTTTCTGGGATAGTCCAGAAAAGTTCTCTCAAGTGCGTGTAGAGGGGGGAAAAGCAAGTGTTCGTTCTGAGAACCGCATCTAAGAGTAAGCGCTCTTTTACGTCAGTGCACGTCTCAATGGATGAACATCCATTGGCCTCCAATCGGCCAGTAGTCAACGAGCACTTATTGGCGCCAAATCGCACAGTTTGTTCCAGTAGTCCAGTTACTTTTGAGCGTTCTCTTGCGCCCGAGTTCTCTTCATGTGACAAGTGCCCAGTTGCTCCCGAACCGCAAGCAGTTTCAGAGCGTCCAGTTGCTCCTGAGCGGCTGGACACTCTGAAACCGCAGAGCAAGTGGTTAATTTTCCAAAGTTGTTGCAAAAGTAATAGAATCTCTTTTTCTAAAACAACTTTGACAGAGATTGCGAACTTTCTATTATTCTTGAGGAACTCTTAAGAGTTTGTCCTCTTCGACcataaaaggctacagagcaatgctgaGCTCTGTGTTCAGATAGGGATCTGGATATATCCTCAGATCAAGGCCTTTCAGACCTCATTAGGTCTTTTGACACTAAGAAACAAAAGCACCTGGAACTTGTTTCTTGGGATCTGGACGTCTGGTTTTATGAAACTCCCCACCCTACCCTTGCCAGTGACCCATCACTTTGCTGCTTAGTGTGCTTGCATGGTGTAAGACTAAGACCTCTTTATCTcccatttctttttctgaattctttccttctttttcttgaaATGATATCTtgtcaatacagtacagtatatgtagcaATTGATCAGATTTCGATTATACACTTAGTTCAGTGGGGGCAGGAGGTTGGTGGCATGCCTCTCCGCCCATAAAATGAGTATGTAACAAATGCTGTTCTCATTTCAAGGTTTTTTTGGTCTTGACAGTTGGTCAGTATTCATAGTGCTAAAATTGGACAGAAGATTATGTCCTGCaacttttgaaaatttacatCTAATGTAATGCCCAACAAAGGAAAAACATACCATATAATTAGAAGTGAATTATTGATTGAAACCATAAAGAACTGATCTATGGTCTTCCAAAATATCGAAGGAATTAGCGGCATTTTTTCTCAGATCCAGAGGGATAAGACGTACCAAATAAGAGGGCACTCCTAAGAATTCTTAAACCTCAGGTAAAGCACAAGTTCCTTGAtctttagttttatgaaattaaaagtgAGAAGACTTAATGACCCCATGTTGAAAGTTGCCAAGATGAAATTTTTAGGACAAAATATACCTTTTCAAATTTAAGTAATCAGACTAAATTATGAGGTAAGACCTTACGTTTCTTGACCATTGCGCTGAAAATGGTGTTTTAAATATGTTCATACCCATAAAAGATTCTGCAATAAGGAAGTATGTGCAATATGTGGATCAGAACATCAGCTCATGAGTGCATAACTGTGGTCTTCAACACCATACTAAATATAAGACTTTTTATAGCTACTAATCAGTGGAACTGGGATGTCTACTAGAAAAGCTAAACTTGAAAGATATAAGACTCCTCAACCCTTCAAAAAGTTCTAAAGAACAACCTAATGATGGGAATAAGGCAACAAGTAGATGTATCAAGAAATATCGACTGCTATAAATCCATATCCTTTCAAACCCTTATCTATCACAGAAAATAATCAAGAGAgcaatacagtataaaaatagaaaaatatgtcatGAAAATTACTAGGAAATAGAACTCCTCCTAAAACAGGAAACAGAATATTGATGCCTGTAATGAAAGTGGTTTATCTGTCAGACCAAAGCTTAAAATATCCAGTGACAGGAAATATAGGAAAACAATtcaatcattattgttattattaagaaacgAAAAGGATCCAACATCAATGGAAGCCATCaatgaaaatgagtaaaatcTCTCACCACCAATAATTGCCAACACAACAGaccaaaaatagaacaaacacTAAGACACATAGCAAAAAATTTATGGCTGTGATGCATGCTTTTATTGAGCCttgtaacaaaaatttaaatatgtataacaaaatacagtacagtatagcccaacaaataatgtaaaataattttataaaaagaactgaaagaacaatactgtatattattatgataCAATTACAACATACTGTATTTGTAATTCAGATAAATTTCTGTAAAGAATGTAGTAAAATTCCAGAAGGAAGTGCATTTGTTTTATCAACTATACatagattatttttttgtgatttttaggcTTTAGCATATTTTCCATTTGCCTAAGTTTAGAAAATTTCCTTTCTGCTTGTCATTTGGGAAAGTCATTTATAATAAATTCTGCCAAGCAGCTTTTGCTTATTTGTATATAGagttatataatgtaaaatatatattgtacagtccTTATTTGGTGAATTTCATAATCATTGGCTTGCTAAGGATTTGTACAGTTATCTCTTGACCTTTCccattatatttaaattttaataaatttgattTGGCATGTCCTCTGTCTGTTGCAGAATTCATTTGCTGAAGAGCAAGAAAATGCTGCAGTTGGTAGTGAAAGTGACGAAGATATTCCCATGTACTCAAAGGATCAATTGGAAGAACTTGGTATTCTCAGTCAGAAAGACTTGAAACGCTCTGTACGACAGAGTGCAGCCCGAGCCATGAAGGCTAGTAAATTGATGCAGCGAAGAGAAAAGAGACATGCAAGGGAACAGAGAAAGACCCAAAGACGACTAAATAATGAGAAATCAAAGAAGAAGACAAAGGGAAAGAACCACAAACGTGGAAAGCCAAAGGAATATTAGTGGTAATTCACTTTGTACACAGACTATATCTGTAACCAGAATTGTAATCTATtttaaggcaataaaaaaaaaacttagtaaaGTTGTTTTGGAAGGGCCCAGTTTTATGCTTCTGTCAATTAAGTTTTATTTGGTCACTTACTCTGAGGTAGACCTGCACTCTTAGTGCCTTGCCACTGGTTGGGGTTCTTGCTGAGAGCACCTACCCAGAGCTACCTGATAACTTGTTCCTAAGCAGTTGCTTTAAACCAAATTGGCTAAACATTTGCATCTATTCCCCACTTGCTTTTCTCTTCTTGCCTTTTGGAGGAAACATGACAAGTCATCTATTTTACTACAAACTGAAATATATCACTATTGTTCGTCTATAGTAACtcaccttttctttgttttagtatCTATTCAATTGCAGGATATGCAATCCCCTATTTGATAAACAATGTAAAGCCTACGATAAGGATAATTATCATCTTTGgaaattgtttgtatttttaagcattttcataaatcacaatAGTATGTAAAGAATGTTGAACCAGTAGAGATCAAAAGCTATATCAGTAATCAGAGAATGTGATGGCACAAGAAACGTTAGCAGCTTCATCTTCGCAGTAGAAtcacaattattaatatttttgcaaaactAAGGACAGGAAGCAttataatattgttataattGTATTTAACTGttgttaaatacttttttatcCATGAATTTGTTTACATGTCCACACTATGCCAGAAAAATTTGGCAATA from Macrobrachium rosenbergii isolate ZJJX-2024 chromosome 54, ASM4041242v1, whole genome shotgun sequence encodes the following:
- the LOC136835023 gene encoding nucleolar protein 12-like, coding for MLPKSKSKFRKGPDQGAKAKKPKNRKSKLVIKFDATDRKNYLKGFQKRKEERRKKAFEQMQLDLKHELQQMRKDRRKMMKKMVHQGAPDDMMIGLTKKVVTSCGSATVEFTEIDFTSKNQSLLGENSFAEEQENAAVGSESDEDIPMYSKDQLEELGILSQKDLKRSVRQSAARAMKASKLMQRREKRHAREQRKTQRRLNNEKSKKKTKGKNHKRGKPKEY